In Callithrix jacchus isolate 240 chromosome 18, calJac240_pri, whole genome shotgun sequence, one DNA window encodes the following:
- the POGK gene encoding pogo transposable element with KRAB domain isoform X3: protein MESAAYPLNLTLKEEEEEEEIQSRELEDGPVVMQKVRICSEGGWVPALFDEVAIYFSDEEWEVLTEQQKALYREVMRMNYETVLSLEFPFPKPDMITRLEGEEESQNSDEWQLQGGTSAENEESDVKPPDWPSPVNATSHFPQPQHFDSFGLRLPRDITELPEWSEGYPFYMAMGFPGYDLSADDIAGKFQFSRGMRRSYDAGFKLMVVEYAESTNNCQAAKQFGVLEKNVRDWRKVKPQLQNAHAMRRAFRGPKNGRFALVDQRVAEYVRYMQAKGDPITREAMQLKALEIAQEMNIPEKGFKASLGWCRRMMRRYDLSLRHKVPVPQHLPEDLTEKLVTYQRSVLALRRAHDYEVAQMGNADETPICLEVPSRVTVDNQGEKPVLVKTPGREKLKITAMLGVLADGRKLPPYIILRGTYIPPGKFPSGMEIRCHRYGWMTEDLMQDWLEVVWRRRTGAVPKQRGMLILNGFRGHATDSVKNSMESMNTDMVIIPGGLTSQLQVLDVVVYKPLNDSVRAQYSNWLLAGNLALSPTGNAKKPPLGLFLEWVMVAWNSISSESIVQGFKKCHISSNLEEEDDVLWEIESELPGGGEPPKECDTESMAEGN from the exons atggagtcCGCAGCCTATCCTCTCAATTTGACcctgaaagaagaggaagaggaagaagagattcAGAGCCGGGAACTGGAGGACGGCCCCGTTGTCATGCAGAAAGTCCGAATCTGCTCTGAGGGCGGATGG GTACCAGCCCTGTTTGATGAGGTGGCCATATATTTTTCCGATGAGGAGTGGGAAGTTTTGACGGAGCAACAAAAGGCCCTGTACCGGGAAGTCATGAGGATGAATTATGAAACCGTCCTGTCCCTGG AATTCCCATTCCCTAAGCCAGACATGATCACCCGgttggaaggggaggaggagtcTCAGAATTCTGACGAGTGGCAACTCCAAGGAGGCACCTCTGCAG aaaatgaagaatctgacGTCAAGCCTCCAGACTGGCCAAGCCCAGTGAATGCTACCTCCCACTTTCCTCAGCCTCAGCACTTCGACAGCTTTGGCCTCCGTCTGCCTCGGGATATCACAGAGCTGCCTGAGTGGAGTGAGGGGTACCCCTTCTACATGGCCATGGGCTTCCCAGGGTATGACCTCTCAGCTGACGACATAGCTGGGAAGTTTCAGTTCAGCCGGGGCATGCGCCGCAGTTACGACGCAGGGTTCAAGCTGATGGTGGTGGAATATGCTGAGAGCACCAACAACTGCCAGGCTGCCAAGCAGTTTGGAGTATTGGAAAAAAATGTTCGAGACTGGCGCAAAGTGAAGCCACAGCTTCAAAATGCCCATGCCATGCGGCGGGCATTCCGAGGCCCGAAGAATGGGAGGTTTGCTCTGGTGGACCAACGTGTGGCCGAATATGTCAGATACATGCAGGCCAAAGGGGACCCCATCACCCGGGAGGCGATGCAGCTGAAAGCTCTCGAAATCGCCCAGGAAATGAACATTCCAGAGAAAGGGTTCAAGGCAAGCTTGGGTTGGTGTCGAAGAATGATGAGAAGGTATGACCTGTCTCTGAGGCATAAAGTGCCTGTGCCCCAGCACCTGCCGGAAGACCTGACTGAGAAACTTGTCACTTACCAGCGCAGTGTCCTGGCTCTGCGCAGGGCACATGACTATGAGGTAGCTCAGATGGGAAATGCAGATGAGACACCCATTTGTTTAGAGGTGCCATCACGGGTAACTGTTGATAACCAGGGCGAAAAGCCTGTCTTGGTCAAGACACCAGGcagggaaaaactgaaaatcaCAGCAATGCTTGGTGTCTTGGCTGATGGGAGGAAGTTACCTCCGTACATCATTTTGAGGGGAACATATATCCCCCCGGGGAAGTTTCCCAGTGGGATGGAAATCCGCTGCCACCGGTATGGGTGGATGACTGAAGACTTGATGCAGGACTGGTTGGAAGTGGTGTGGAGACGGAGGACAGGAGCGGTGCCTAAGCAGCGAGGGATGCTCATCTTGAATGGCTTCCGGGGCCACGCCACAGATTCGGTGAAGAACTCCATGGAAAGCATGAACACTGACATGGTGATCATCCCAGGGGGTCTGACCTCACAGCTTCAGGTGCTGGACGTTGTGGTCTACAAGCCACTGAATGACAGTGTACGGGCACAGTACTCCAATTGGCTTCTGGCTGGGAATCTGGCGCTGAGCCCAACCGGGAATGCTAAGAAGCCACCCCTGGGCCTCTTTCTGGAGTGGGTCATGGTGGCATGGAATAGCATCTCAAGTGAGTCCATTGTCCAAGGGTTCAAGAAGTGCCATATCTCTAGCAACTTGGAGGAGGAAGACGACGTCCTATGGGAAATTGAGAGTGAGTTGCCAGGAGGAGGAGAACCACCAAAAGAATGTGACACTGAAAGCATGGCTGAGGGCAACTGA
- the POGK gene encoding pogo transposable element with KRAB domain isoform X1 encodes MTPCSFLADSVPLPPSSGHSAWGKREMESAAYPLNLTLKEEEEEEEIQSRELEDGPVVMQKVRICSEGGWVPALFDEVAIYFSDEEWEVLTEQQKALYREVMRMNYETVLSLEFPFPKPDMITRLEGEEESQNSDEWQLQGGTSAENEESDVKPPDWPSPVNATSHFPQPQHFDSFGLRLPRDITELPEWSEGYPFYMAMGFPGYDLSADDIAGKFQFSRGMRRSYDAGFKLMVVEYAESTNNCQAAKQFGVLEKNVRDWRKVKPQLQNAHAMRRAFRGPKNGRFALVDQRVAEYVRYMQAKGDPITREAMQLKALEIAQEMNIPEKGFKASLGWCRRMMRRYDLSLRHKVPVPQHLPEDLTEKLVTYQRSVLALRRAHDYEVAQMGNADETPICLEVPSRVTVDNQGEKPVLVKTPGREKLKITAMLGVLADGRKLPPYIILRGTYIPPGKFPSGMEIRCHRYGWMTEDLMQDWLEVVWRRRTGAVPKQRGMLILNGFRGHATDSVKNSMESMNTDMVIIPGGLTSQLQVLDVVVYKPLNDSVRAQYSNWLLAGNLALSPTGNAKKPPLGLFLEWVMVAWNSISSESIVQGFKKCHISSNLEEEDDVLWEIESELPGGGEPPKECDTESMAEGN; translated from the exons ATGACACCCTGTAGCTTCCTGGCCGACTCTGTTCCCTTACCTCCCTCCAGCGGTCACAGTGCTTGGGGCAAAAGAG agatggagtcCGCAGCCTATCCTCTCAATTTGACcctgaaagaagaggaagaggaagaagagattcAGAGCCGGGAACTGGAGGACGGCCCCGTTGTCATGCAGAAAGTCCGAATCTGCTCTGAGGGCGGATGG GTACCAGCCCTGTTTGATGAGGTGGCCATATATTTTTCCGATGAGGAGTGGGAAGTTTTGACGGAGCAACAAAAGGCCCTGTACCGGGAAGTCATGAGGATGAATTATGAAACCGTCCTGTCCCTGG AATTCCCATTCCCTAAGCCAGACATGATCACCCGgttggaaggggaggaggagtcTCAGAATTCTGACGAGTGGCAACTCCAAGGAGGCACCTCTGCAG aaaatgaagaatctgacGTCAAGCCTCCAGACTGGCCAAGCCCAGTGAATGCTACCTCCCACTTTCCTCAGCCTCAGCACTTCGACAGCTTTGGCCTCCGTCTGCCTCGGGATATCACAGAGCTGCCTGAGTGGAGTGAGGGGTACCCCTTCTACATGGCCATGGGCTTCCCAGGGTATGACCTCTCAGCTGACGACATAGCTGGGAAGTTTCAGTTCAGCCGGGGCATGCGCCGCAGTTACGACGCAGGGTTCAAGCTGATGGTGGTGGAATATGCTGAGAGCACCAACAACTGCCAGGCTGCCAAGCAGTTTGGAGTATTGGAAAAAAATGTTCGAGACTGGCGCAAAGTGAAGCCACAGCTTCAAAATGCCCATGCCATGCGGCGGGCATTCCGAGGCCCGAAGAATGGGAGGTTTGCTCTGGTGGACCAACGTGTGGCCGAATATGTCAGATACATGCAGGCCAAAGGGGACCCCATCACCCGGGAGGCGATGCAGCTGAAAGCTCTCGAAATCGCCCAGGAAATGAACATTCCAGAGAAAGGGTTCAAGGCAAGCTTGGGTTGGTGTCGAAGAATGATGAGAAGGTATGACCTGTCTCTGAGGCATAAAGTGCCTGTGCCCCAGCACCTGCCGGAAGACCTGACTGAGAAACTTGTCACTTACCAGCGCAGTGTCCTGGCTCTGCGCAGGGCACATGACTATGAGGTAGCTCAGATGGGAAATGCAGATGAGACACCCATTTGTTTAGAGGTGCCATCACGGGTAACTGTTGATAACCAGGGCGAAAAGCCTGTCTTGGTCAAGACACCAGGcagggaaaaactgaaaatcaCAGCAATGCTTGGTGTCTTGGCTGATGGGAGGAAGTTACCTCCGTACATCATTTTGAGGGGAACATATATCCCCCCGGGGAAGTTTCCCAGTGGGATGGAAATCCGCTGCCACCGGTATGGGTGGATGACTGAAGACTTGATGCAGGACTGGTTGGAAGTGGTGTGGAGACGGAGGACAGGAGCGGTGCCTAAGCAGCGAGGGATGCTCATCTTGAATGGCTTCCGGGGCCACGCCACAGATTCGGTGAAGAACTCCATGGAAAGCATGAACACTGACATGGTGATCATCCCAGGGGGTCTGACCTCACAGCTTCAGGTGCTGGACGTTGTGGTCTACAAGCCACTGAATGACAGTGTACGGGCACAGTACTCCAATTGGCTTCTGGCTGGGAATCTGGCGCTGAGCCCAACCGGGAATGCTAAGAAGCCACCCCTGGGCCTCTTTCTGGAGTGGGTCATGGTGGCATGGAATAGCATCTCAAGTGAGTCCATTGTCCAAGGGTTCAAGAAGTGCCATATCTCTAGCAACTTGGAGGAGGAAGACGACGTCCTATGGGAAATTGAGAGTGAGTTGCCAGGAGGAGGAGAACCACCAAAAGAATGTGACACTGAAAGCATGGCTGAGGGCAACTGA
- the POGK gene encoding pogo transposable element with KRAB domain isoform X2 produces MGCSGHHTDPHLLLQFSSEMESAAYPLNLTLKEEEEEEEIQSRELEDGPVVMQKVRICSEGGWVPALFDEVAIYFSDEEWEVLTEQQKALYREVMRMNYETVLSLEFPFPKPDMITRLEGEEESQNSDEWQLQGGTSAENEESDVKPPDWPSPVNATSHFPQPQHFDSFGLRLPRDITELPEWSEGYPFYMAMGFPGYDLSADDIAGKFQFSRGMRRSYDAGFKLMVVEYAESTNNCQAAKQFGVLEKNVRDWRKVKPQLQNAHAMRRAFRGPKNGRFALVDQRVAEYVRYMQAKGDPITREAMQLKALEIAQEMNIPEKGFKASLGWCRRMMRRYDLSLRHKVPVPQHLPEDLTEKLVTYQRSVLALRRAHDYEVAQMGNADETPICLEVPSRVTVDNQGEKPVLVKTPGREKLKITAMLGVLADGRKLPPYIILRGTYIPPGKFPSGMEIRCHRYGWMTEDLMQDWLEVVWRRRTGAVPKQRGMLILNGFRGHATDSVKNSMESMNTDMVIIPGGLTSQLQVLDVVVYKPLNDSVRAQYSNWLLAGNLALSPTGNAKKPPLGLFLEWVMVAWNSISSESIVQGFKKCHISSNLEEEDDVLWEIESELPGGGEPPKECDTESMAEGN; encoded by the exons agatggagtcCGCAGCCTATCCTCTCAATTTGACcctgaaagaagaggaagaggaagaagagattcAGAGCCGGGAACTGGAGGACGGCCCCGTTGTCATGCAGAAAGTCCGAATCTGCTCTGAGGGCGGATGG GTACCAGCCCTGTTTGATGAGGTGGCCATATATTTTTCCGATGAGGAGTGGGAAGTTTTGACGGAGCAACAAAAGGCCCTGTACCGGGAAGTCATGAGGATGAATTATGAAACCGTCCTGTCCCTGG AATTCCCATTCCCTAAGCCAGACATGATCACCCGgttggaaggggaggaggagtcTCAGAATTCTGACGAGTGGCAACTCCAAGGAGGCACCTCTGCAG aaaatgaagaatctgacGTCAAGCCTCCAGACTGGCCAAGCCCAGTGAATGCTACCTCCCACTTTCCTCAGCCTCAGCACTTCGACAGCTTTGGCCTCCGTCTGCCTCGGGATATCACAGAGCTGCCTGAGTGGAGTGAGGGGTACCCCTTCTACATGGCCATGGGCTTCCCAGGGTATGACCTCTCAGCTGACGACATAGCTGGGAAGTTTCAGTTCAGCCGGGGCATGCGCCGCAGTTACGACGCAGGGTTCAAGCTGATGGTGGTGGAATATGCTGAGAGCACCAACAACTGCCAGGCTGCCAAGCAGTTTGGAGTATTGGAAAAAAATGTTCGAGACTGGCGCAAAGTGAAGCCACAGCTTCAAAATGCCCATGCCATGCGGCGGGCATTCCGAGGCCCGAAGAATGGGAGGTTTGCTCTGGTGGACCAACGTGTGGCCGAATATGTCAGATACATGCAGGCCAAAGGGGACCCCATCACCCGGGAGGCGATGCAGCTGAAAGCTCTCGAAATCGCCCAGGAAATGAACATTCCAGAGAAAGGGTTCAAGGCAAGCTTGGGTTGGTGTCGAAGAATGATGAGAAGGTATGACCTGTCTCTGAGGCATAAAGTGCCTGTGCCCCAGCACCTGCCGGAAGACCTGACTGAGAAACTTGTCACTTACCAGCGCAGTGTCCTGGCTCTGCGCAGGGCACATGACTATGAGGTAGCTCAGATGGGAAATGCAGATGAGACACCCATTTGTTTAGAGGTGCCATCACGGGTAACTGTTGATAACCAGGGCGAAAAGCCTGTCTTGGTCAAGACACCAGGcagggaaaaactgaaaatcaCAGCAATGCTTGGTGTCTTGGCTGATGGGAGGAAGTTACCTCCGTACATCATTTTGAGGGGAACATATATCCCCCCGGGGAAGTTTCCCAGTGGGATGGAAATCCGCTGCCACCGGTATGGGTGGATGACTGAAGACTTGATGCAGGACTGGTTGGAAGTGGTGTGGAGACGGAGGACAGGAGCGGTGCCTAAGCAGCGAGGGATGCTCATCTTGAATGGCTTCCGGGGCCACGCCACAGATTCGGTGAAGAACTCCATGGAAAGCATGAACACTGACATGGTGATCATCCCAGGGGGTCTGACCTCACAGCTTCAGGTGCTGGACGTTGTGGTCTACAAGCCACTGAATGACAGTGTACGGGCACAGTACTCCAATTGGCTTCTGGCTGGGAATCTGGCGCTGAGCCCAACCGGGAATGCTAAGAAGCCACCCCTGGGCCTCTTTCTGGAGTGGGTCATGGTGGCATGGAATAGCATCTCAAGTGAGTCCATTGTCCAAGGGTTCAAGAAGTGCCATATCTCTAGCAACTTGGAGGAGGAAGACGACGTCCTATGGGAAATTGAGAGTGAGTTGCCAGGAGGAGGAGAACCACCAAAAGAATGTGACACTGAAAGCATGGCTGAGGGCAACTGA
- the POGK gene encoding pogo transposable element with KRAB domain isoform X4: MSTWNCEPTLRSVKISPGFSCLVHAEVTRGTGSGLQRAGQEKAEGTAVQASQGLPGRCADRPEAAPRGGPRSSRGRRPPAPPRPADISRAPPLASQHPQLRAGPSLLPPRVLPAPSRGAARTGGRRGGKDGSVTARPEPSGPHPAPRPLGPAVSARGRGRWRRGPSPGSRAAGPRRGRGRRGCAAAAAAFVEGPPGEAGGAGSRLPAEMESAAYPLNLTLKEEEEEEEIQSRELEDGPVVMQKVRICSEGGWVPALFDEVAIYFSDEEWEVLTEQQKALYREVMRMNYETVLSLEFPFPKPDMITRLEGEEESQNSDEWQLQGGTSAENEESDVKPPDWPSPVNATSHFPQPQHFDSFGLRLPRDITELPEWSEGYPFYMAMGFPGYDLSADDIAGKFQFSRGMRRSYDAGFKLMVVEYAESTNNCQAAKQFGVLEKNVRDWRKVKPQLQNAHAMRRAFRGPKNGRFALVDQRVAEYVRYMQAKGDPITREAMQLKALEIAQEMNIPEKGFKASLGWCRRMMRRYDLSLRHKVPVPQHLPEDLTEKLVTYQRSVLALRRAHDYEVAQMGNADETPICLEVPSRVTVDNQGEKPVLVKTPGREKLKITAMLGVLADGRKLPPYIILRGTYIPPGKFPSGMEIRCHRYGWMTEDLMQDWLEVVWRRRTGAVPKQRGMLILNGFRGHATDSVKNSMESMNTDMVIIPGGLTSQLQVLDVVVYKPLNDSVRAQYSNWLLAGNLALSPTGNAKKPPLGLFLEWVMVAWNSISSESIVQGFKKCHISSNLEEEDDVLWEIESELPGGGEPPKECDTESMAEGN, encoded by the exons ATGAgcacatggaactgtgagcccaCACTACGCTCGGTTAAAATCAGTCCGGGCTTTTCCTGCCTCGTCCACGCCGAGGTCACACGCGGCACTGGAAGCGGCCTGCAGCGGGCGGGGCAGGAGAAGGCCGAGGGCACGGCTGTCCAGGCCAGCCAGGGACTGCCCGGGAGGTGCGCGGACCGGCCGGAAGCCGCGCCGAGAGGAGGGCCGCGGAGCTCGCGCGGGCGCCGTCCCCCGGCGCCGCCGAGGCCTGCTGACATCAGCCGCGCTCCTCCCCTCGCCTCCCAACACCCTCAGCTCCGGGCCggaccctccctcctcccaccacgTGTCCTCCCCGCTCCATCCCGAGGGGCCGCGCGCACGGGAGGCCGGAGAGGCGGAAAGGATGGCTCTGTGACAGCCAGGCCGGAGCCCTCGGGTCCCCACCCCGCGCCCCGGCCGCTGGGCCCGGCGGTGAGTGCGCGCGGGCGGGGGCGGTGGCGGCGCGGCCCCTCCCCCGGGTCCCGGGCGGCTGGGccgcggcgggggcgggggcgccgAGGCtgcgctgccgccgccgccgcctttGTTGAGGGCCCGCCGGGGGAGGCGGGCGGCGCCGGCTCTCGCCTCCCGGCAG agatggagtcCGCAGCCTATCCTCTCAATTTGACcctgaaagaagaggaagaggaagaagagattcAGAGCCGGGAACTGGAGGACGGCCCCGTTGTCATGCAGAAAGTCCGAATCTGCTCTGAGGGCGGATGG GTACCAGCCCTGTTTGATGAGGTGGCCATATATTTTTCCGATGAGGAGTGGGAAGTTTTGACGGAGCAACAAAAGGCCCTGTACCGGGAAGTCATGAGGATGAATTATGAAACCGTCCTGTCCCTGG AATTCCCATTCCCTAAGCCAGACATGATCACCCGgttggaaggggaggaggagtcTCAGAATTCTGACGAGTGGCAACTCCAAGGAGGCACCTCTGCAG aaaatgaagaatctgacGTCAAGCCTCCAGACTGGCCAAGCCCAGTGAATGCTACCTCCCACTTTCCTCAGCCTCAGCACTTCGACAGCTTTGGCCTCCGTCTGCCTCGGGATATCACAGAGCTGCCTGAGTGGAGTGAGGGGTACCCCTTCTACATGGCCATGGGCTTCCCAGGGTATGACCTCTCAGCTGACGACATAGCTGGGAAGTTTCAGTTCAGCCGGGGCATGCGCCGCAGTTACGACGCAGGGTTCAAGCTGATGGTGGTGGAATATGCTGAGAGCACCAACAACTGCCAGGCTGCCAAGCAGTTTGGAGTATTGGAAAAAAATGTTCGAGACTGGCGCAAAGTGAAGCCACAGCTTCAAAATGCCCATGCCATGCGGCGGGCATTCCGAGGCCCGAAGAATGGGAGGTTTGCTCTGGTGGACCAACGTGTGGCCGAATATGTCAGATACATGCAGGCCAAAGGGGACCCCATCACCCGGGAGGCGATGCAGCTGAAAGCTCTCGAAATCGCCCAGGAAATGAACATTCCAGAGAAAGGGTTCAAGGCAAGCTTGGGTTGGTGTCGAAGAATGATGAGAAGGTATGACCTGTCTCTGAGGCATAAAGTGCCTGTGCCCCAGCACCTGCCGGAAGACCTGACTGAGAAACTTGTCACTTACCAGCGCAGTGTCCTGGCTCTGCGCAGGGCACATGACTATGAGGTAGCTCAGATGGGAAATGCAGATGAGACACCCATTTGTTTAGAGGTGCCATCACGGGTAACTGTTGATAACCAGGGCGAAAAGCCTGTCTTGGTCAAGACACCAGGcagggaaaaactgaaaatcaCAGCAATGCTTGGTGTCTTGGCTGATGGGAGGAAGTTACCTCCGTACATCATTTTGAGGGGAACATATATCCCCCCGGGGAAGTTTCCCAGTGGGATGGAAATCCGCTGCCACCGGTATGGGTGGATGACTGAAGACTTGATGCAGGACTGGTTGGAAGTGGTGTGGAGACGGAGGACAGGAGCGGTGCCTAAGCAGCGAGGGATGCTCATCTTGAATGGCTTCCGGGGCCACGCCACAGATTCGGTGAAGAACTCCATGGAAAGCATGAACACTGACATGGTGATCATCCCAGGGGGTCTGACCTCACAGCTTCAGGTGCTGGACGTTGTGGTCTACAAGCCACTGAATGACAGTGTACGGGCACAGTACTCCAATTGGCTTCTGGCTGGGAATCTGGCGCTGAGCCCAACCGGGAATGCTAAGAAGCCACCCCTGGGCCTCTTTCTGGAGTGGGTCATGGTGGCATGGAATAGCATCTCAAGTGAGTCCATTGTCCAAGGGTTCAAGAAGTGCCATATCTCTAGCAACTTGGAGGAGGAAGACGACGTCCTATGGGAAATTGAGAGTGAGTTGCCAGGAGGAGGAGAACCACCAAAAGAATGTGACACTGAAAGCATGGCTGAGGGCAACTGA